One region of Salvia miltiorrhiza cultivar Shanhuang (shh) chromosome 3, IMPLAD_Smil_shh, whole genome shotgun sequence genomic DNA includes:
- the LOC131015222 gene encoding transcriptional corepressor LEUNIG, giving the protein MSQTNWEADKMLDVYIHDYLVKRDLKATAQAFQTEGKVSSDPVAIDAPGGFLFEWWSVFWDIFIARTNEKHSEVAASYIETQSMKAREQQQQQQQPPQSQHQHQQQQQLQMQQLLLQRQAQQQQQQQQQQQQQQQQQQQQQHQQQQHQQQQQQHQQQQQQQQQQQQQQQQQQQQQQQAHQQQQQRREGGHLLNGSANGIVGNDPLMRQNPGTANALATKMYEEKLKLPVQRDSLDDAALKQRFGDNVGQLLDPNHASILKSAAAAGQPSGQMLHSSAGGVSPQVQGRSQQFPGSTPDIKTEMNPILNPRAAGPEGSLIGIPGSNQGGNNLTLKGWPLTGLDQLRSGLLQQPKSFMPGPQPFHQLQMLTPQHQQQLMLAQQSLTSPSANDVESRRLRMLLNNRSLSMGKDGLSNSVGDVVPNIGSPLQAGCPVLPRADPEILMKMKIAQMQQQQQQQQQQQNNNQTLQQQHPQHSLSGQQPQSSNHNLQQDKIMGGGSVTGDGSMSNSFRGNDQASKNQSGRKRKQPVSSSGPANSSGTANTAGPSPSSAPSTPSTHTPGDVMSMPNMPHSGSSSKPLMMFGSDNTGTLTSPSNQLWDDKDLAQADMDRFVDDVEDNVESFLSHDDADPRDAVGRCMDVSKGFTFAEVNSVRASSSKVVCCHFSSDGKLLASGGHDKKAVLWFTDALKPKTTLEEHTSLITDVRFSPSMARLATSSFDKTVRVWDVENPSYSLRTFTGHSSGVMSLDFHPNKDDLICSCDGDGEIRYWSINNGSCARVFKGGTSQVRFQPRLGRYLAAAAENVVSILDTETQACRHSLKGHTKPIHSVCWDPSGDLLASVSEDSVRVWTMRSGNEGECVHELSCNGNKFHSCVFHPTYSSLLVIGCYQSLELWNMTENKTMTLSAHDGLIASLAVSSVAGVVASASHDKIVKLWK; this is encoded by the exons ATGTCTCAAACCAACTGGGAAGCTGACAAAAT GTTGGATGTCTATATTCACGATTATTTAGTGAAGAGAGATTTGAAGGCTACTGCTCAGGCTTTCCAAACCGAAGGAAAAGTATCATCCGATCCTGTTG CTATCGATGCTCCTGGCGGTTTTCTCTTCGAATGGTGGTCTGTCTTTTGGGATATTTTCATTGCCAGGACCAATGAGAAGCATTCCGAAGTTGCTGCATCTTATATCGAG ACTCAGTCAATGAAGGCAAGggagcaacagcagcagcaacagcagccacCACAGTCGCAGCACCAACACCAGCAACAGCAGCAACTGCAGATGCAGCAGCTTTTACTGCAGCGGCAAGctcagcagcagcaacagcaacaacaacaacaacagcagcagcaacagcagcaacaacaacagcagcatcagcagcagcaacatcagcagcagcagcagcaacatcaacaacaacagcaacagcagcagcagcagcagcagcaacagcaacaacagcagcagcagcagcaacaagcacatcagcagcagcagcaacggcGTGAGGGCGGCCACCTCTTGAATGGATCAGCTAATGGGATTGTTGGGAATGATCCTCTCATGAGACAAAATCCCGGAACTGCCAATGCTTTGGCAACAAAGATGTACGAAGAGAAATTAAAGCTCCCCGTTCAGAGGGATTCCTTGGACGATGCAGCCTTAAAG CAAAGATTTGGGGACAACGTAGGCCAGCTTTTGGATCCTAACCATGCTTCAATCTTGAAGTCAGCTGCAGCAGCTGGCCAGCCATCTGG GCAAATGCTGCACAGTTCTGCCGGTGGAGTATCTCCCCAAGTTCAAGGAAGAAGCCAGCAATTTCCAGGGTCTACACCA GACATCAAAACTGAAATGAATCCTATCCTCAATCCAAGAGCTGCTGGCCCTGAAGGATCGCTGATTGGAATCCCTG GGTCAAATCAAGGTGGTAACAATTTGACGTTGAAAGGATGGCCTTTAACT GGTCTCGATCAGCTTCGTTCTGGTCTTCTCCAGCAGCCAAAGTCATTTATGCCGGGTCCTCAACCGTTTCACCAACTGCAGATGCTAACGCCTCAGCACCAGCAGCAGCTTATGCTGGCACAGCAGAGTCTGACTTCCCCGTCTGCCAATGATGTCGAGAGCAGAAGGCTGAGGATGCTTCTGAATAACCGAAGTCTGTCTATGGGGAAAGATGGGCTCTCTAATTCAGTTGGGGATGTAGTTCCTAATATTGGATCCCCACTGCAAGCTGGTTGCCCGGTTTTGCCTCGTGCAGACCCAGAGATTTTGATGAAG ATGAAGATTGCACAaatgcagcagcagcaacaacagcagcagcaacagcaaaaCAATAACCAAACGCTACAGCAGCAACACCCACAGCATAGTCTCTCGGGTCAGCAGCCTCAGAGTTCTAACCACAATCTCCAGCAAGACAAAATTATGGGTGGCGGCAGTGTTACGGGTGACGGTAGCATGTCGAATTCCTTCCGAGGAAATGATCAG GCTTCTAAAAACCAGTCCGGAAGAAAACGAAAGCAACCTGTATCATCTTCTGGCCCTGCTAATAGCTCGGGGACTGCGAACACTGCTGGTCCTTCTCCCAGTTCGGCTCCATCGACGCCCTCAACGCATACACCTGGGGATGTCATGTCTATGCCTAATATGCCACACAGTGGTAGTTCTTCGAAGCCTCTGATGATGTTTGGATCTGATAACACCGGTACCCTTACATCACCATCTAACCAGTTG TGGGACGATAAAGATCTTGCGCAAGCTGACATGGATCGTTTTGTGGATGATGTTGAAGACAATGTGGAGTCTTTTTTATCGCATGATGATGCCGACCCCCGAGATGCAGTTGGTCGTTGTATGGATGTTAGCAAAG GGTTTACATTTGCGGAGGTTAACTCTGTTCGCGCTAGTTCAAGTAAAGTCGTGTGTTGCCACTTCTCGTCAGACGGGAAGTTACTTGCCAGTGGCGGTCATGACAAAAAG GCTGTTTTGTGGTTCACGGACGCTTTGAAGCCAAAAACTACACTTGAGGAACACACATCGCTTATTACTGATGTTCGTTTCAGCCCTAGCATGGCTCGCCTTGCCACATCATCATTCGACAAGACCGTCCGAGTCTGGGATGTGGAAAAT CCTTCGTATTCTCTTCGGACCTTCACCGGGCACTCTTCTGGTGTGATGTCGTTGGACTTCCACCCGAACAAAGATGATCTCATCTGTTCCTGCGACGGTGACGGTGAAATAAGATACTGGAGTATCAACAATGGTAGCTGCGCACGAGTTTTCAAG GGTGGAACTTCCCAAGTGAGATTCCAACCCCGACTTGGACGGTATCTCGCAGCAGCTGCTGAAAATGTCGTGTCGATATTGGATACCGAGACGCAAGCCTGCCGGCATTCATTAAAG GGTCACACGAAACCTATCCATTCCGTGTGCTGGGACCCGTCGGGAGATCTCCTGGCATCAGTGAGCGAGGACTCTGTGAGGGTGTGGACGATGAGGTCCGGGAATGAAGGGGAGTGCGTGCACGAGCTCAGCTGCAACGGCAACAAATTCCACTCTTGCGTTTTCCACCCGACCTACTCCTCGTTGCTTGTCATCGGTTGTTATCAG TCTCTGGAGCTGTGGAACATGACGGAGAACAAGACGATGACGCTATCCGCTCACGACGGGCTGATCGCGTCGCTGGCTGTCTCCTCCGTGGCCGGTGTCGTCGCGTCCGCCAGCCACGACAAGATCGTGAAGCTGTGGAAATGA
- the LOC131015293 gene encoding uncharacterized protein LOC131015293 isoform X1: MAKDEEADVLEEVRILREKIDKECPSSIGWRLVSLLGSMKELEKQEVDFQSQRGSDCSRLQQEVDELDQMLNSGANYEDSDAFHHSLQDSSERLESVKKELATKLRSIVLLKRQLDEVPSQAELIQYELRLSELNTQIQKKLRQTRKHYDTYNALLEIKDLMLKETSLLNSINVQFQNAITSADGRVKLTNSLEGILNGTQQKLEKVQSTLELEQKSCDTIKEKYTAAISEQRQSSSLVKLFQEECARNERLRSQMHEHGQPST, translated from the exons ATGGCGAAAGACGAG GAGGCTGATGTTCTGGAGGAAGTGCGAATTCTACGCGAAAAAATCGACAAAGAATGCCCTAGTTCAATTGGATGGAGACTGGTTTCACTTTTGGGGTCTATGAAG GAGCTTGAGAAACAAGAAGTAGATTTCCAGTCCCAACGCGGTTCAGATTGTTCAAGATTGCAGCAGGAGGTTGATGAACTTGATCAGATGTTGAATAGTGGTGCAAATTATGAAGATTCTGATGCATTTCATCATTCTTTACAAGATTCCAGTGAGAGACTTGAGTCAGTGAAGAAG GAACTCGCCACAAAGCTAAGATCGATTGTGTTACTAAAGCGGCAGCTTGATGAAGTACCATCACAGGCTGAACTAATACA GTACGAACTCCGACTTTCTGAACTTAACACTCAAATTCAG AAAAAGCTCCGACAAACACGGAAGCACTATGATACATATAATGCTTTGTTGGAGATTAAAGATTTGATGCTCAAAGAAACATCCTTGTTGAATTCAATTAATGTGCAG TTCCAAAATGCTATTACTAGCGCTGATGGGAGGGTAAAACTCACAAACTCCTTGGAGGGAATTTTGAATGGGACTCAACAG AAACTTGAGAAGGTGCAATCGACACTTGAATTAGAACAAAAATCCTGCGATACGATTAAAGAAAAGTACACCGCTGCAATTTCAGAGCAAAGACAGAGCTCTTCCCTCGTGAAGCTTTTCCAG GAAGAATGCGCAAGAAACGAAAGGCTTCGATCTCAAATGCATGAACACGGGCAACCTAGTACCTGA
- the LOC131015293 gene encoding uncharacterized protein LOC131015293 isoform X2 → MAKDEEADVLEEVRILREKIDKECPSSIGWRLVSLLGSMKELEKQEVDFQSQRGSDCSRLQQEVDELDQMLNSGANYEDSDAFHHSLQDSSERLESVKKELATKLRSIVLLKRQLDEVPSQAELIQYELRLSELNTQIQKKLRQTRKHYDTYNALLEIKDLMLKETSLLNSINVQFQNAITSADGRVKLTNSLEGILNGTQQKLEKVQSTLELEQKSCDTIKEKYTAAISEQRQSSSLVKLFQL, encoded by the exons ATGGCGAAAGACGAG GAGGCTGATGTTCTGGAGGAAGTGCGAATTCTACGCGAAAAAATCGACAAAGAATGCCCTAGTTCAATTGGATGGAGACTGGTTTCACTTTTGGGGTCTATGAAG GAGCTTGAGAAACAAGAAGTAGATTTCCAGTCCCAACGCGGTTCAGATTGTTCAAGATTGCAGCAGGAGGTTGATGAACTTGATCAGATGTTGAATAGTGGTGCAAATTATGAAGATTCTGATGCATTTCATCATTCTTTACAAGATTCCAGTGAGAGACTTGAGTCAGTGAAGAAG GAACTCGCCACAAAGCTAAGATCGATTGTGTTACTAAAGCGGCAGCTTGATGAAGTACCATCACAGGCTGAACTAATACA GTACGAACTCCGACTTTCTGAACTTAACACTCAAATTCAG AAAAAGCTCCGACAAACACGGAAGCACTATGATACATATAATGCTTTGTTGGAGATTAAAGATTTGATGCTCAAAGAAACATCCTTGTTGAATTCAATTAATGTGCAG TTCCAAAATGCTATTACTAGCGCTGATGGGAGGGTAAAACTCACAAACTCCTTGGAGGGAATTTTGAATGGGACTCAACAG AAACTTGAGAAGGTGCAATCGACACTTGAATTAGAACAAAAATCCTGCGATACGATTAAAGAAAAGTACACCGCTGCAATTTCAGAGCAAAGACAGAGCTCTTCCCTCGTGAAGCTTTTCCAG CTTTGA
- the LOC131015264 gene encoding gibberellin 3-beta-dioxygenase 1-like encodes MATSLSHAYKDTHIQLSHIIPLDFGSVRHLPDSHVWSAAHEAPARAEGAALPVIDLRAPDAAGLVGEACRGWGVFQVTNHEVPEALVEEVEGHARRLFGLPAERKARALRTPSGATGYGVARISPFFPKLMWHEGFTIMGGSAVEHAKQLWPHHYHHFCDAMDKYQKKMKSVAYKILLLILKALGVDEEELISSSSSFLMYQSDGALQLNSYPSCPNPSRAIGLAPHTDSLLLTILHQNDTDGLQILQEGVGWVRIPPIPGALVVNIGDLMHILSNGEFPTMCHRVVPNETSHRFTMAYFYGPPADSVVAPLPNLPGPPRFRAATVKEYIGLKNKHLEKALSLIQI; translated from the exons ATGGCAACATCCCTTTCACACGCCTACAAAGACACCCACATCCAACTCTCCCACATTATCCCACTCGATTTCGGGTCAGTCCGCCACCTCCCCGACTCCCACGTGTGGAGCGCCGCCCACGAGGCCCCCGCACGTGCGGAGGGGGCGGCCCTTCCCGTGATCGACCTGCGGGCCCCGGACGCGGCGGGGCTCGTGGGGGAGGCGTGCCGGGGGTGGGGGGTGTTCCAGGTCACGAACCACGAGGTCCCCGAGGCCCTCGTGGAGGAGGTGGAGGGGCACGCGCGGCGTCTCTTCGGGCTCCCCGCCGAGCGGAAGGCGAGGGCGCTGCGGACGCCGAGCGGGGCGACGGGCTACGGCGTGGCGAGGATTTCGCCATTCTTCCCCAAATTAATGTGGCATGAGGGCTTCACTATCATGGGCGGCTCCGCCGTGGAGCATGCCAAGCAACTTTGGCCTCATCACTATCACCACTTTTG TGACGCAATGGACAAGTACCAAAAGAAGATGAAATCGGTAGCCTACAAAATCTTGCTCCTAATCCTCAAGGCTTTGGGTGTGGATGAAGAGGAATTAATTTCATCGTCATCATCATTTCTCATGTACCAATCCGACGGTGCATTGCAGCTCAATTCTTACCCGAGCTGCCCGAACCCTAGCCGGGCCATCGGGCTGGCCCCGCACACCGATTCGTTACTACTGACGATCTTGCATCAGAACGACACCGACGGCCTCCAAATCTTGCAGGAAGGGGTCGGGTGGGTTCGGATCCCACCCATACCAGGGGCCCTGGTCGTCAACATAGGCGACCTGATGCACATTTTGTCCAACGGGGAATTCCCCACTATGTGCCATCGTGTCGTCCCTAACGAGACGAGCCATAGATTTACCATGGCTTACTTCTATGGGCCCCCGGCCGATTCCGTGGTGGCCCCGCTGCCTAATTTGCCTGGGCCACCACGGTTTCGGGCAGCCACGGTCAAGGAGTACATCGGCCTCAAGAACAAGCATCTTGAGAAGGCTCTTTCTTTAATCCAAATTTGA